A window of the Ardenticatenales bacterium genome harbors these coding sequences:
- the murF gene encoding UDP-N-acetylmuramoyl-tripeptide--D-alanyl-D-alanine ligase — protein MITLGHVFAALTDYQPRGQEPALTSVVIDSRQAVKGSLFVAFVGENVDGHDFVEDAFRRGAVAALVQRPVARSYHTVRLRAGDTNGEGLAEIPASPLCLLVDNTLDALQRIAAYWRRRHHLTVVGITGSVGKTSTKELTAAVLSRRGRTLKSEGNYNNEIGLPLTVLQLNARHRYAVLEMGMYATGEIATLCRIAAPAIGVVTNVGPVHLERLGSLEAIVAAKQELVAALPADGVAILNRDEPLVMGMAAHTAARVFTYGLGDNGDAPRADLWADEIASMGLDGIRFRLHYQGATLYIRVPLLGRHSVHTALRAAAVGLNCGLSWDEIVTGLQDRRTQLRLVAVDGPRGSLLIDDTYNSSPESAIAALNLLADLDGRRIAVMGDMLELGAAAEQGHRMVARRAVDVADILITVGPLGRMMGEEALALGMPASHVHILPDHTAAAALLATVIEPDDVILVKGSRGVHLDQLVTALSTS, from the coding sequence ATGATTACGCTTGGACACGTTTTTGCCGCTCTCACGGATTATCAGCCGCGTGGTCAGGAACCGGCGCTGACGTCGGTAGTCATTGACAGCCGCCAGGCCGTGAAGGGCAGCTTGTTTGTGGCTTTTGTCGGCGAGAATGTGGATGGGCACGATTTCGTGGAGGATGCGTTTCGTCGCGGCGCGGTGGCGGCGTTGGTGCAGCGGCCCGTGGCTCGTTCTTACCATACGGTGCGGCTGCGCGCCGGGGATACGAATGGGGAAGGGTTGGCGGAAATACCGGCATCTCCCCTCTGCCTCCTCGTAGATAACACCCTGGATGCCTTGCAGCGGATCGCCGCCTACTGGCGACGCCGGCACCACCTCACCGTCGTCGGCATCACCGGTAGCGTCGGCAAAACCTCCACCAAAGAATTGACCGCCGCCGTCCTCTCCCGGCGCGGTCGCACCTTAAAATCAGAAGGCAACTACAACAACGAGATCGGCCTTCCCCTGACCGTACTGCAATTGAACGCGCGTCACCGGTACGCCGTGCTGGAAATGGGCATGTACGCCACGGGCGAAATCGCCACCCTCTGCCGTATTGCCGCCCCCGCCATCGGCGTCGTCACCAACGTCGGCCCGGTGCATCTGGAGCGGTTGGGCAGCCTGGAGGCAATCGTAGCCGCCAAGCAAGAGTTGGTGGCGGCGCTGCCCGCCGACGGCGTGGCTATCCTCAACCGGGACGAGCCGCTGGTGATGGGCATGGCCGCGCACACGGCGGCGCGCGTCTTCACCTATGGCCTCGGCGACAATGGGGACGCGCCGCGGGCCGACCTGTGGGCGGACGAGATCGCTTCCATGGGGCTGGATGGCATTCGTTTTCGCCTGCACTATCAAGGCGCGACACTGTACATTCGTGTCCCGCTGCTGGGGCGGCACAGCGTACACACGGCGCTGCGGGCGGCGGCAGTGGGCCTGAACTGCGGCCTCAGTTGGGATGAGATCGTCACGGGGCTGCAAGATCGCCGCACGCAGTTGCGCCTGGTGGCCGTTGACGGACCGCGCGGCTCGCTCCTGATCGACGACACGTACAACTCCAGCCCGGAATCGGCGATTGCGGCGCTCAATTTGCTGGCGGACCTGGACGGACGACGCATTGCCGTGATGGGTGATATGTTGGAATTGGGCGCGGCAGCGGAGCAGGGTCACCGCATGGTGGCGCGGCGGGCGGTGGATGTGGCGGATATTTTGATCACGGTTGGTCCGTTGGGGCGCATGATGGGGGAGGAGGCGCTGGCTTTGGGAATGCCGGCATCTCACGTCCATATCCTCCCCGACCACACCGCCGCGGCCGCCCTGCTGGCAACCGTCATCGAACCCGACGACGTCATCCTCGTCAAAGGCTCGCGCGGCGTCCACCTGGACCAACTGGTAACGGCCTTAAGTACGTCGTGA
- the murD gene encoding UDP-N-acetylmuramoyl-L-alanine--D-glutamate ligase → MDTLTGKHLLILGLARQGMALARFAVSVGAKVTVSDLRLAEQLQANLAALADCPIAYVLGEHPLSLLDGVDVVAVSGSVPASAPIVRVAVERGIPVTNDSQLFAERNPARRTMGITGSAGKTTTTTLTGRLCLASGVTTWVGGNIGQPLIGCLDQIQPQDYVVQELSSFQLEWWRRSPAVAAVLNITPNHLDRHRTMAAYSDAKANILRHQEQDGVAVLCADDPGALALAPLVRGRLRLFSRRQTVTDGAFLRDKQLWLADDGRATPVCALEDIQLRGQHNISNVLAAITLADSVGVPAAVMREAIASFTGVPHRLEPVRVLHGVLYINDSIATAPERALAAINAFHEPLVLLAGGRDKDMVWDDWARTVQQRVKAVVLFGLLAPALADYLAAQSRNGQTPPPVVRCHTLGEAVQAAARLAQPGDVVLLSPGGTSYDAYTDFVARGEHFRQLVRDLC, encoded by the coding sequence ATGGACACGTTAACTGGCAAACACCTCCTCATCCTCGGTCTGGCGCGGCAGGGCATGGCTCTGGCGCGTTTCGCCGTGTCGGTGGGGGCAAAGGTGACGGTGTCCGACTTGCGCCTGGCGGAACAATTGCAAGCAAATCTGGCGGCGCTGGCCGACTGCCCGATAGCGTACGTTTTGGGTGAACATCCGTTGTCGTTGTTGGATGGCGTGGATGTGGTGGCGGTGAGCGGCAGCGTGCCGGCATCCGCGCCCATTGTGCGGGTGGCGGTTGAGCGGGGCATCCCGGTAACGAATGATTCGCAGCTTTTCGCCGAACGCAACCCCGCCCGCCGCACCATGGGGATTACAGGAAGTGCCGGCAAAACCACCACCACCACCCTCACCGGACGCCTCTGCCTGGCCAGTGGCGTCACCACCTGGGTTGGCGGCAACATCGGCCAGCCCCTCATCGGCTGCCTGGACCAGATTCAGCCCCAGGATTACGTCGTGCAGGAACTTTCCAGCTTCCAGCTTGAATGGTGGCGCCGCAGCCCCGCCGTGGCCGCCGTGCTGAACATCACGCCTAACCACCTGGACCGCCACCGCACCATGGCCGCCTACAGCGACGCCAAAGCCAACATCCTGCGCCACCAGGAGCAAGACGGCGTGGCCGTCCTCTGCGCCGATGACCCCGGCGCCCTGGCCCTGGCCCCCCTGGTGCGCGGGCGGCTGCGCCTCTTCAGTCGGCGGCAAACCGTCACCGATGGCGCCTTCCTGCGCGACAAGCAGCTCTGGCTGGCAGACGATGGGCGCGCCACACCCGTTTGCGCCCTGGAAGACATTCAACTGCGCGGCCAGCACAACATCTCGAATGTCCTCGCGGCCATCACCCTGGCGGATAGCGTGGGTGTCCCTGCCGCCGTCATGCGCGAGGCCATTGCCAGCTTTACCGGCGTGCCCCACCGCCTGGAACCCGTGCGCGTCCTCCACGGCGTCCTCTACATTAACGACTCCATCGCCACCGCGCCGGAGCGCGCCCTGGCCGCCATCAACGCCTTCCACGAACCGTTGGTGCTGCTGGCCGGTGGGCGGGACAAAGATATGGTCTGGGACGATTGGGCGCGCACCGTGCAACAGCGCGTCAAAGCCGTCGTCCTCTTTGGCCTGCTCGCGCCGGCGCTGGCGGACTATCTGGCGGCGCAGTCGCGTAATGGGCAAACGCCGCCGCCCGTGGTGCGCTGTCACACACTCGGCGAGGCCGTGCAGGCGGCGGCGCGGCTGGCGCAACCCGGCGACGTGGTTCTCCTCTCCCCCGGCGGAACCAGCTACGACGCTTACACCGATTTCGTCGCCCGCGGCGAGCATTTTCGGCAGTTGGTGCGGGACCTGTGTTGA
- the ftsW gene encoding putative lipid II flippase FtsW: MTAIRFVGKQNNRVGSHLRLKFDYWLALAVAGLLVVGMLMVYSTTFDYGVLFHEGDATFFFERQLQALAIGLVAIFVIMQFDYHLLRRFSVPLLVGTLLLLVVTLFFGEAIFGARRGLSGGSYQPSEVAKLVTILYIAHWLSTKGDRIRDLTYGLVPFSVITGVVCALIVRQPDLSTAALIALISYSLFFVAGADWRQLSVAGIIGLVAFVFLMLTLPHARGRVDAYAAALRDPSQASWHVQQSLIALANGRWFGVGLGESTQKFGPLPAAHTDSVFAVLGEEMGLLGCLLTIALFGILVWRGFRTARKARDNYGSLLALGITCWLSFQALINIAVITAVVPFTGLPLPFLSYGGSSLAISLVGVGILLNISRDAAINTRIQGQRPPRARTMPAGGPG; the protein is encoded by the coding sequence ATGACAGCCATTCGCTTTGTTGGCAAACAAAATAATCGCGTCGGTTCCCACCTGCGCCTGAAGTTTGATTACTGGTTGGCGCTGGCGGTTGCCGGACTGCTGGTGGTGGGCATGCTGATGGTCTACAGCACCACCTTTGATTATGGCGTCCTCTTTCACGAGGGGGATGCCACGTTCTTCTTTGAACGCCAATTGCAGGCGCTGGCGATTGGTCTGGTGGCTATTTTCGTGATCATGCAGTTTGATTACCACTTGCTGCGCCGTTTTAGCGTGCCCCTGCTGGTGGGCACGCTGCTGCTGCTGGTTGTCACGCTATTCTTCGGCGAAGCGATTTTTGGGGCGCGACGTGGTCTGTCCGGCGGCTCCTATCAGCCGTCGGAGGTCGCCAAACTGGTGACGATTTTGTACATCGCGCACTGGTTGTCCACCAAAGGGGACCGCATCCGCGACCTGACGTATGGATTGGTGCCGTTTTCGGTGATTACGGGCGTGGTGTGCGCCTTGATCGTGCGCCAGCCAGACCTGAGTACGGCGGCTTTGATTGCCTTGATCAGCTACTCGCTGTTTTTTGTGGCGGGAGCGGATTGGCGGCAGTTGAGCGTTGCCGGCATTATCGGACTGGTCGCGTTTGTCTTCCTCATGCTCACCCTGCCCCACGCCCGCGGGCGCGTAGACGCCTACGCCGCCGCCCTGCGCGACCCCAGCCAGGCAAGCTGGCACGTGCAGCAATCCCTCATTGCCCTGGCAAATGGCCGCTGGTTTGGCGTCGGCCTGGGTGAAAGCACGCAGAAATTCGGTCCCCTGCCCGCCGCGCACACCGACAGCGTTTTCGCCGTCCTCGGCGAAGAAATGGGCCTTCTGGGCTGTCTCCTCACCATCGCCCTGTTTGGCATTCTCGTCTGGCGCGGCTTCCGCACCGCGCGCAAAGCGCGTGACAACTACGGTTCGCTGCTGGCCCTGGGCATCACCTGCTGGCTCAGCTTCCAGGCCCTCATCAACATCGCCGTGATCACCGCCGTCGTCCCCTTCACCGGGCTGCCGCTGCCGTTTCTCAGCTACGGTGGCTCCTCGCTGGCGATTTCTCTCGTGGGCGTGGGCATTTTGCTAAACATCTCGCGGGACGCGGCCATCAACACGCGCATTCAGGGGCAGCGCCCACCCCGCGCCCGCACGATGCCGGCAGGAGGCCCAGGGTGA
- a CDS encoding UDP-N-acetylglucosamine--N-acetylmuramyl-(pentapeptide) pyrophosphoryl-undecaprenol N-acetylglucosamine transferase has product MRVMICGGGTGGHIYPALSVVDALSADRPDLDVLWVGTRGQTEERLVPRAGIRLHTIRGGPIVGVPLVTRLQNGAQLLWSLGSAFRLLRRFRPQVLFMTGGYVNVPVALAARLRRVPAAIYLPDIEPGAAIRFLSRFVDKVACTSDDSAVYFNAGITETTGYPVRAELRAAARKDKTAALAQFDLRPDRLTLFVFGGSRGAQSINRALMRILPALLTQYQVIHISGTLTWPEVEANAAQLPADLRAHYRPYAYLDDEMGPAFRAADLVVARGGASMLGECPAFGLPAILVPYPFAWRYQKVNADYLAARGAAIRLDDERMAAELLPTIQAILSDAARRVAMSTAAAALDQPDSAQRIGRLLTRLAEK; this is encoded by the coding sequence GTGAGAGTGATGATTTGCGGCGGTGGCACAGGCGGCCACATCTACCCCGCGCTTTCCGTGGTGGACGCCCTCAGCGCGGACAGGCCAGACCTGGACGTACTCTGGGTGGGCACGCGCGGCCAGACGGAAGAGCGGCTGGTTCCGCGCGCGGGCATTCGTTTGCACACCATTCGCGGCGGTCCGATTGTGGGCGTGCCCCTGGTCACGCGGCTGCAAAACGGGGCGCAACTGTTGTGGAGTCTGGGCAGCGCCTTTCGCCTCCTGCGCCGCTTTCGCCCACAGGTGTTGTTCATGACGGGCGGCTACGTGAATGTGCCGGTGGCGCTGGCGGCGCGATTGCGGCGGGTTCCGGCGGCGATCTATTTGCCGGACATTGAGCCGGGCGCGGCGATTCGCTTTCTCAGCCGCTTTGTGGACAAGGTGGCTTGCACCAGTGATGATTCGGCGGTTTATTTTAATGCCGGCATCACCGAAACCACCGGCTATCCCGTACGGGCGGAACTACGCGCCGCGGCCCGCAAGGATAAAACCGCCGCCCTGGCCCAATTCGACCTGCGCCCCGACCGCCTCACCCTGTTCGTCTTTGGTGGCAGCCGTGGCGCACAATCCATCAACCGGGCGCTCATGCGTATTTTGCCGGCACTCCTGACCCAGTACCAGGTCATCCACATCAGCGGCACACTCACCTGGCCGGAAGTCGAGGCCAACGCCGCCCAACTACCCGCCGACCTGCGCGCCCATTATCGCCCCTACGCCTACCTGGACGACGAAATGGGGCCGGCTTTCCGTGCCGCCGATCTCGTCGTCGCTCGCGGCGGAGCCAGTATGTTGGGCGAATGCCCCGCCTTTGGCCTGCCCGCCATTCTTGTCCCCTACCCCTTTGCCTGGCGTTACCAAAAGGTGAACGCCGACTACCTGGCCGCCCGTGGCGCGGCCATCCGATTGGACGACGAGCGTATGGCCGCTGAACTGCTGCCCACCATTCAAGCCATTCTTTCTGATGCGGCGCGGCGCGTGGCTATGTCCACGGCGGCGGCAGCCCTGGACCAACCAGACTCAGCGCAACGCATCGGTCGGTTGCTGACGCGGTTGGCGGAGAAATAA
- the mraY gene encoding phospho-N-acetylmuramoyl-pentapeptide-transferase, giving the protein MAFALTIGGVTFLLAVIWGSPLIELMRRLRLGKQIRIEGPQSHMKKMGTPAMGGILIVGWTVIISIVVNIVQLVKLQVIAESVIIPLGVMVAYAILGGIDDYQGFRQRPGVGMLARYKIWYQVAIGLAAAILLFILNDRHGFVAVPTVPLLLDMGIWYVPVATFVIVATANAVNFTDGLDGLAGIITATAFAIYGVIAFMQDQQFLLVYCFVVVGSCFAFLWFNAHPAQMFMGDVGSQALGGALGVVALMTNQWLILPVVAFVPVATTVSVVLQVASAVLSRRFLGRDIRPFKMSPLHNHFVVTGWSETQIVQRWWLIGILSGMIGLALALI; this is encoded by the coding sequence ATGGCATTTGCACTCACAATAGGCGGCGTCACCTTCTTGCTGGCCGTGATCTGGGGCAGCCCCCTGATCGAATTGATGCGGCGGCTGCGTCTGGGCAAACAGATTCGCATCGAAGGGCCGCAATCGCACATGAAAAAGATGGGCACACCGGCCATGGGCGGCATCCTCATCGTCGGTTGGACCGTGATCATCAGCATTGTGGTGAACATCGTGCAGTTGGTGAAACTGCAAGTGATCGCCGAAAGCGTGATCATTCCCCTCGGCGTGATGGTCGCCTACGCCATTTTGGGCGGCATCGACGATTACCAGGGTTTTCGCCAGCGGCCCGGCGTGGGCATGCTGGCGCGCTACAAAATCTGGTATCAGGTCGCCATCGGTCTGGCGGCCGCGATTCTGCTCTTCATTCTGAATGACCGGCACGGCTTCGTGGCTGTGCCCACCGTGCCCTTGCTGCTGGACATGGGCATTTGGTACGTGCCCGTGGCGACTTTCGTGATTGTGGCGACGGCGAATGCGGTGAATTTTACGGATGGATTGGATGGACTTGCCGGCATTATCACAGCCACCGCGTTCGCCATCTACGGCGTTATCGCCTTCATGCAAGACCAGCAGTTCCTGCTCGTTTACTGCTTCGTCGTGGTCGGCTCCTGCTTTGCTTTCCTCTGGTTCAACGCCCACCCCGCGCAGATGTTCATGGGCGACGTTGGCTCCCAGGCGCTGGGCGGCGCGCTGGGCGTGGTCGCCCTGATGACGAACCAGTGGCTTATCTTGCCCGTGGTGGCTTTTGTCCCCGTTGCCACCACGGTTTCCGTCGTCTTACAAGTTGCCTCGGCGGTCCTGAGCCGCCGTTTCCTGGGGCGAGATATTCGCCCTTTCAAGATGTCCCCTCTGCACAACCATTTTGTCGTCACCGGCTGGAGCGAGACGCAAATTGTGCAGCGATGGTGGCTGATCGGTATCCTGTCGGGCATGATCGGCCTGGCGCTGGCGTTGATATAG